A single window of Methylocella tundrae DNA harbors:
- a CDS encoding MdtA/MuxA family multidrug efflux RND transporter periplasmic adaptor subunit — translation MDDRTRTVENDAAGAFFLREAEPSAEAKPDTEKGAPAAPESEPATRKSSPLRSAILIVLAAGIAFATYHFVTAERAPPSGPPRHAVAQPVGAATIALGDINVVVTGLGTVTPLANITVKTQVNGQLMEVAFTEGQIVKKGDLLAQIDPRPYQLAQAQYEGQLVHDQGLLDQARNDMTRYQTLLKQNSIARQTAEDQVYLVKQYEGSVKTDQAQIDTQKLNLTYARIVSPIDGRVGLRLVDPGNYVQTSDAGIAVLTQIHPISVIFTVPEDDIPQIMAQTKAGAPLEVTIYDRANINKLAVGKVMTIDNQIDTTTGTVKIRAEFENLDDKLFPNQFVNARLLIRSLNGIVTAPVTAIQRGAPGTYVYLIGPDDKVSVRKIELGPQENGKVAVTSGLAPGDRVVVDGADRLREGASVFVAASDGVAMNASGAVDAAQGKHQRHPDAASQGAAQAPRPPAGAP, via the coding sequence ATGGATGACCGCACACGCACGGTGGAAAATGATGCTGCCGGCGCGTTCTTCCTCCGCGAGGCTGAGCCAAGCGCAGAAGCAAAGCCCGACACCGAAAAGGGCGCGCCGGCCGCGCCCGAATCCGAACCGGCGACGCGGAAAAGCTCGCCGCTGCGGTCAGCGATTCTGATCGTGCTCGCGGCGGGGATCGCGTTTGCAACCTATCATTTCGTCACCGCCGAGCGGGCGCCTCCGAGCGGCCCCCCGCGTCACGCCGTCGCCCAGCCGGTGGGCGCGGCGACCATCGCCCTCGGCGACATCAATGTCGTCGTCACGGGGCTTGGCACGGTGACGCCGCTCGCCAACATAACGGTGAAAACGCAGGTCAACGGCCAATTGATGGAAGTCGCCTTCACGGAAGGCCAGATCGTCAAGAAAGGCGATCTCTTAGCCCAGATCGACCCGCGCCCGTACCAGCTGGCGCAGGCTCAGTACGAAGGTCAGCTGGTGCACGACCAGGGGTTGCTCGACCAGGCGCGAAACGACATGACGCGCTATCAAACGCTGCTGAAGCAGAATTCGATCGCGCGTCAAACTGCGGAGGATCAGGTTTATCTCGTCAAACAGTACGAGGGCTCGGTCAAGACCGACCAGGCTCAGATCGACACGCAGAAGCTGAACCTCACCTATGCGCGGATCGTCTCACCGATCGACGGCCGCGTCGGCCTGCGTCTCGTCGATCCCGGCAACTACGTTCAGACGAGCGACGCCGGCATCGCGGTGTTGACGCAGATCCATCCGATCTCGGTCATCTTCACCGTGCCGGAGGACGATATTCCGCAGATCATGGCGCAGACGAAGGCGGGCGCGCCGCTCGAAGTCACGATATATGATCGCGCCAACATCAATAAGCTCGCCGTCGGCAAGGTGATGACGATTGACAACCAGATTGATACGACGACCGGGACCGTGAAAATCCGCGCCGAGTTCGAAAACCTCGACGACAAGCTCTTTCCCAATCAATTCGTCAATGCGAGGCTCCTGATCAGATCGTTGAACGGCATCGTCACGGCCCCGGTGACGGCGATCCAGCGCGGCGCCCCTGGAACCTATGTCTATCTGATCGGCCCGGACGACAAAGTCTCCGTGCGCAAGATTGAACTCGGGCCGCAGGAAAATGGCAAGGTCGCCGTCACCTCCGGCCTCGCGCCGGGCGATCGCGTCGTTGTCGACGGCGCCGATCGGTTGCGCGAAGGGGCGAGCGTCTTCGTCGCGGCGAGCGACGGCGTGGCGATGAACGCGTCCGGCGCCGTCGACGCCGCGCAGGGCAAACATCAACGCCATCCTGACGCAGCCTCCCAGGGCGCCGCGCAGGCGCCAAGGCCGCCCGCTGGCGCGCCGTGA